The Paenibacillus sp. FSL H7-0357 nucleotide sequence CCTATTCTAGAGCTCGTTCGTTAGAGAAAAAGCTTATGTTTGTAAAACGAAAGATAAAAATTCTAATAGAAAATGTATAACAGTATAGATATAATCTATATTAAGAAGATATTTTATTAACTTATTGCCATCCAGACCGGAGGAAATCCATGAATATTGTGAAGCTGCAAATTGTAGTCCTGATTGAAAAATATAAAAAAGTAACGGATGTCGCTGCCGAAATGGGCCTAAAACAGCCTACCGTTTCCTTTCATATGAAAAGCCTTGAGAATGAGCTCGGAGCTTCCCTCTTTCAATACCGCAGCGGGCGTGTGCTGTTAACCGATGCCGGACGGGCGCTTTTTCAATATGCAGTTCGTATTGTTTCCCTCGCTGCAGAAGCGGAGCGGAGCGTCAAACAGTTCTCCTCCCTCACATCGGGTAGCCTTACGCTTGAGGCCGGGTACATGCCTGGTACTTACTTTGTTCCTAATATAATGTCGCAATTTATCAATCTTCATCCGGGGATAGATGTGTCGCTTACGATACAATCGGATCACCTTGTGCGCGAACGGCTGAGGGGGCGGGAGATCCAACTGGGGATACTGCAAGATAGTGATGGCGGAGATGACTCCTTTCATACCCAGGTAGTTGCCCGGGATGAGGTTGTTCTTATATTTGCGCCCGGTCATTCGTTTGCTCAAATTAAAGTGCTGTCCCCGGAGCTGGTGGCGCAGGAGCCATGGATTCAGCATGATCCCGCTTCCAGCCTGAGAGGAACAGCCGACCAATGGGCACAGCTGAACAATGTCCGTGTATGGAATAATACTGTTGTTAATTCGCCGGAGGCCTTTAAAAGGATGATTAGTGAAGGCGGAAATGTGGGACTATTCTCCAAAGCAGGGGTTGCAGACGAGGCGGCCTTGGGCCGTTTAAGTTATGCTCCGCTCCCGGGGATTTCGCCTGGGCTTGCTACTTATGTACTGGCTTGGCGAAAGGATTATACCTTAACTCCCTTGCAGCAGGCGTTTGTGGAAATGGCTGCTGCTGAGAGCGTGTTGGTATGATAACAGTTAATTGTATTTATTTAATGTCATTAACTATATGTATTAATTAATGATGTGAATTAAATAAACCGCTGCTCCACTCAGGCTGATTGATACAGCTCAAAGCAGACCACCGGTTCTATGTTGAAATACATTTTTTATTTATTCATGCCGTTAACTATCTTTCGATTCTCCGCAGAAACGGCCACCGTCCTAAAAAGGACACCAAAGCTATTCATCGTAAAGTCAACGTTTCTCTGCTACCAGTGTAAACGTCTTGGGAATTCCTTTGTCGTAAACCTCAGACGACAGGTTGGGCTCCTCCACCAGTTCTCGGATGACTAGACCACTAGCGGCGGCTGCCGTAACGATCTCCCCCAAAGTCCAGCGCCGCCAATAAACAACACTATGTTTCTCACCCGTCTGACTGCCTGAAGCAGGCAAATACTTCGAGTAAGACACCTTTTTCTCTTCCAGCGCTGTATCGAAATAATCGCCGCTTACCTTGTGCTTCCGTACTTTAGCAGTAGATCCTTTGGAAGAAATCAGCTTGGTCGTTACCGGATGAAAGTCGCGCAGCACGAAGGTTCCCCCCTGAGCCAGCAGACGGCAGACAGTATCCATAAACGGGGTCAGGTCAGTGAAATAATGGACAATCCCCATTTCAGCGAAAACGATATCATACGTGCTGTCCAGCACCTCGTCCGGCAGCTTCAGCACATCCGAGACGATATAGGACAGCCCGACTCCGGCTTCCTGCGCCAATTCCGCTGCGTACCGGGCGTTGGCTTCCGAGAAATCGGCAACAGTCATTTCAGCTCCCAGCAGCCCAAGGGCTACCGCCTTCATGCCGTTCGAGCCCATCAGATTCATCATCTTCTTCCCGCGGACCTCTCCGAAATAAGCGTTTAACGGGAACAGCCGGGATGCTGGATCTTTGGACAACTTTGCTGCTGCCTCTGACGGAGTGCCGAATCTGCTCGTCCATGCGGCATAGGTATCCTCATTCCAGAGTTCTTCACTGGAAGGCGCAGCTCCCGGATTGTCTTGCGGTTCTTGTTCTAAGTCTTGATCATTCATACTGTGAAATACCCCTTTATGTTGATAAGTTGTCTGTTAGAATGTGTGCTTTAGGAGATGCTGGGCAGAGCCTCACTTCTCTTTGCAGCTTTCCTGCGTCCTGCATACAAATAGACTGCAAGCCCTCCCATTACCAATACACCGCCGGCCCATTGGAGGATTGTCAACTGTTCGCCAAGCAGCAGGAAGGCCAGAATACTTGCACCAACCGGCTCTCCCAGAATATTCATCGAAACGGTAGTCGCCGAAGCGTACTGCAGCAGCCAGTTAAACAAAATGTGACCAAATACGGTCGGGACAATTGCCAGCAATACGAAGATTCCCCACTCCCTTGGCGGATAATCAAAGAACGGAATGCCCGCCAGCAGATTATATACCGCAAAAACAATAGCCGCTGCGATAAATACAATCAGGCTATACAAATACGATGGCATGCGGGCAACCAGCTTCTGTCCGATCAGCAAATGAGCGGCAACTGCTGCTGTTCCGCCAATGGACAGCAAATCACCTTTTAAATTGTCGGAGGACAGGCCGATATCTCCCCAGCCAATAAATACAACACCAAAGATCGCAATGGCAAGCCCCGCTATGGCGGACATGCTGCTTTTTTCTTTATACAGCAAATAGGCTCCCAGCATAATAAACACCGGCTCCAGTGCCATAATCATCGTCGAGCTGGCTACAGAGGTGAATTTCAGTGAACCCATCCACAGTAAAAAATGCAGGGCCAGCATCGCCCCGGACACAAGCAGCAGCAGCCAGTCTTTGCGGCGCAGGGCAAAAGCGGCTCCGCTGTAAGGCCGGGCAAAGGGCAGCATCAATAGCGAGGTGAACAGCAGCCGGTACATCCCCTGAACCGATACCGGAGCGGATGACCATTTTATAAAAATAGAAGAAAAAGAAATAGCCACAATTCCAATCAGCATCAATAGCGGAATGGGAACAGGCGGTTTTTTTGAAGTCACAGCAGGCATCCTTTCGGCTCAGATAAAAGTCACTTATGTAAATTTACCGCAGAATCCGGAAAAATGCAGCTTTTTTCATGAAAATTCGCAACAAAGGCTGCAGCTTCCTGAAAAACATCAAAGGCATGGCCTCCCGGCCTGCGGCGGAAACCCATGCCTTCGTATGTTGATCCGGTAACCGATGAACTCCCGTAACATTAAGGCTTAAGCACAACCTTGATACAATCCTCTTCCTTGTCTCCGAACACCTGGTAGCCATGCTCCGCTCTGCTGATCGGCTAGCAACATACTATGTTATAACCCCATAGTCCCGGTGTTTATCCGTTATTCCCCGAAGTCTCTCTCCTAGATGCCTAAGTATTCTAAGAAATCGAATATTCCTTGTAGTACCAGCCAGCCTGCAAGCACAGCAGCTGCTAATACAACAGTAAGTAACACAGTCCATACCCTAATATTGCGTTTCAGTCTGCTTGAGCGTCCCATTCCCACTTCATCATCTGACTTCCAGTACCAATCACCGTCAAGATTCATCAGTTCATCACCCTTCCGCTAATTCAGTGGGCGGATGCAGCAGCGGAGAGTACATCATCAGGGCATGATTTTCGGCTACCGCTTCATCCCCTGCAAGCTCGCCGCTCCGCGTAAATACTCTGCGGCGGATGCTGTTGCTGCGGACATAACCGCCCCATGGTTCCAGACGGATAACATGATCAGCCTCGTATACCTCATAACGATAAAGCTGCTTGTCATCGCATCGCCATTCGCCGTACAGATGAGTATCATCCAGGTGCAGCTTCAACTGATATGTCCGGTCTGTATTGTTCTGAAGCTGCAGATCCAAATAATTATATGCACAAGTAGCCCCGCTGCCGAAAGGTTGTGTCCGCTGTTCGTCGGGAAATACATCATAGCTGTGGCGGTGCCGCTCGGTCACGCTCAGCGGGGTGTGCAGCGTCATCCAGTAGATCAGATTGGACAACTGGCATAATCCGCCTCCTGTGCCGGAACGAAAACCACCGTAATATAGAACCATTCCGTCCAAGTAACCTTTGCGCCGGGTTGGCTTGCCGATCGTTTGCCAATACGAGAAGGTCTCTCCCGGCGAGATCACCAGACCATCCAGCCTGGCGACGGCCAGACGCAGATTTGCAATCTTATTGTACTGTAGCTGCATGTCCACATTTCGCAGTCTGCGCAGGAGCGGGGTTGAATGCCCGGCTGCCTTATAGGGCAGTGCCTCAGACCGATGTTTTGTTGCCTTGTTCCCGTGCTGAATAAACCATGTCCAGTATCTTTTCCAGGTGAAATATCGCTTGCCGGCGAACAATCTCAAGCTGGAACGGCGCACTGGCTTCATCGCAGATTTCCCTGCATTCATTGGAATTCTACCTCACGCTCCGGCCGAAGCACAGCGAATCTCCCGCCCAGCACTGAATTATGATGCCTGACAATCTCTTCACCGCTAAAATCGGCGTTGCCGAAAGTGCTATGCGCATCCTGGACCAGTACGCTGGAATACCCCATGCTGTAGGCCCGTCTAGTGGTTGTATCGACACAGAATTCGCTTTGCATCCCGCATATGACAAGATCGGTCACACCCAAACGCTGCAGCTCCTCATGCAGCCGGGTACGGTGAAAAGCATCCCAAGTCGGCTTCTCGACGATGGAGTCTTCCTCCTTCGGCATAATTCGGCTGCTGATCTGCCAGGTGGGCAAGCCCTTCGTATATTCCTCATCCTCGGTATGCTGGATATAAACAACCGGAGCCCCTGCGGAGCGGGCTTTATTCAATAGCGATATAATCCGGTCCATCACGCCTCCTTCATCATGCAGCTTCACATCATAAGAGAACATGGCTTCTTGGACATCGATAATTAATAAGGCTGTTGTCATGTATGATCCCTCGCTATTCCCTGATTTTTCAATAATTATACCAGAAGAATACGTGAAGAATACCCTTGGTATTTTACAAATTCATCTGCAAACATTATAAAATTGTCATCCCTTTAGATAATTTCTTGTACAACAAAAAACCGGGCCTCTGCATGGCAGAAGTCCGGTTCGAATCTTGATTATTTCCCTCGTTTATTATGCCAGATGAGTGCATGAAGCTGAGGGAGCACCCGTGCCCGGTTCATCTCCGGATCGAAGATCACCTGATTAAACAGCCATTCCAGTCTACCCAGCAGACGTACGGAAATGTCACCTTCCTCCGTGACATCCTCATTGCCCGGCTGCAGGAACAGTGGCACCTCAGGGTATCGTTTATGCACTGCTTTGGCATATTCATAATCGCCTTCGTTAAAGACAACAACCTTCAGGCTATGGGCAGCTTTGCCTTTATCATGCAGCTTCCCCATAATGCCATCAAGGGTCTCCCAATCCGTCGTCATACCTGAGCTTGGCGGCTTGGGGCTGATTGTCAGCACATCCACATCGTTGAACCATTCCTGCCAGCGGCTGCCCTGCGTTTCGATTGCCGCTTGAATGCCCCGCTCGTGCAACCCCATGATGAAGGTACCCATCGCCTCGCCAATTAGTGCAGGGTTGCCACCGGAGATGGTTACACAGTCAAAATTATTTCCGGCTAGTGAGAGCAGCTCGGCCATAATCTCCTCTGGTGTAAGCATCCGCACCTTATCCTTGGCCGAACCATCCCATGTGAATGCGGAATCGCACCAGCTGCAGCGATAGTCACAGCCATAAGTACGGACGAACATGGTTTTCACTCCGATAACTGCGCCTTCCCCCTGAATGGTTGGGCCGAACATTTCTATGACCGGAATCTTACTCACAGTCACAACCCCCATGCATACGGTAGGAGGGTCCATCCTCCGGAATATCCTCAGCCAGCACCTCCGCCCAGGAAGTGGGCGTCTCCCACAGCTTAACGGAATATAGCGGCAACGCCACTTGCTTCAGCTTGTAGGCTATATAACACGCCATGTTCTCCACCGTCGTGCGGAAGGAGAGCAGCGCTACCTTCGATCCCGTATTTGTCAATGTATCCAGCACAGGCTCGTTGCCCATCGCCAGAAAAGCGTGATCCAGCCGGTCGACCAGACTCTGCTGTACCGTGCTTTTAATATCGCTGAAATCAATCACGAAGCCTTCGTCCGAATGCCCCTCCTCCAGGGAAGGTTTGCCCTTCAGGACCACTTCAAGCTTGTAGGTGTGGCCGTGGAGATTACTGCATTTTCCCTTATGTCCAATCAGCTGATGTGCAGCGTCAAAAGTGAATATTTTACAAACCGATACTTCGCCTAGCATTATAAGCCGACCTTCTTTCTCTCAGCCACATATTGCTCAAGGCCACGCTTGCGAAGCAAACATGCTGGGCAGGTGCCGCAGCCGCTGCCAATGATACCGTTGTAGCAAGTCAGAGTGTGCTGACGGATGTAATCAAACTGGCCCAGCTCGTCGGCCATCTTCCAGGTTTCTTTTTTATCCAGCCACATTAGTGGTGTATGAATGACAAACTCATAATCCATGGACAGATTGAGGGTTACATTCAATGATTTCACAAACACATCGCGGCAGTCTGGATACCCGCTGAAATCGGTCTGGCATACGCCGGTGACGATATTGGCATATCCTAGCTGCTTCGCCAGAATTGCCGCAAAGGACAGGAACAGCAGGTTCCGGCCATCTACAAAGGTGCTGGGCAATTCATCCCCTTCACCGGATACAATTTCTATATCATCACGGGTCAAAGCATTGGGTGCCAGCTGATTCAGCAATCCCAAATCAAGAATATGCTGCTTCACATTGAACTTGGCGGCAATTTCCTTGGCAACCTCAATTTCAGCGGCATGGCGCTGGTTATAGTTAAAAGTAACGACCTGAACTTCCTCGAAGTGCTGAATAGCCCACACGAGGCAGGTTGTACTGTCTTGTCCGCCGCTGAATACGACGAGCGCTTTTTTATTCATTTCACACTCTCTCCTCTCCACGATCTGGGATCATCGGTTATCCACTTTTTCTGGATATAGGTCATGATTAATCAGCCGGTGTTCGGCCATCGCCTCATACTTGGTTCCCGGACGCCCCCAGTTGCAGTAAGGATCAATGGATATTCCGCCGCGCGGGGTGAATTTGCCCCATACTTCGATGTAACGCGGCTCCATGAGCGAGATCAAGTCATTCATAATAATGTTGACACAGTCTTCATGAAAGTCACCGTGATTGCGGAAGCTGAACAGATAGAGCTTCAGGGACTTGGACTCGACCATCTTTTGCTCCGGAACGTACGAAATGTACATCACGCCGAAATCCGGCTGTCCGGTTACGGGGCACAGGCTGGTGAACTCGGGGCAATTAAACTTCACAAAATAATCGCGGCCGGGATGTTTGTTGTCAAACACCTCGAGAATTTCCGGATCATAGCCGAATTTGTACTGCGTCCCTTGATTGCCCAGCAGGGTGACCTCTTGCATTTCCTCTTTCAATCTGCCTTCTGACATGACAAAAAACCCCTCTCTTTTCCCGCGGCTTACTGCCGGAACTGGAAAGAAGAACGAGATTTCGAAAACATGGCCCTACTAAGAAATTACGCAGCATAGCAGGAAATAAGTATAGGCATCTCCCTATACTCCCTTAAGCCCCCTTCAACCGGAGACTTTACCTATGCATCAAGATGTCTTAGTTTTTTATAGAGGGAGTTTGCGAACCTCTCCTGCGATGTACACGCAGACTTCTTCTTAAGCTTATTATTAACGTCTTGAACTATAACATGATTGGCAGAAGATTGACAACCATAAAGAATTTTCCTGCTAACAGACTTATTGCCATCACTACTCTTTGCCGGTTCTCCAGATCCATAGTGCCAGAACGGTCATCCACAGCGGGAGCAGCAGACTCTCGAAAAGTAGCGGGCCGTCGCCGTTTAGAATACGATTTAAATTTTCCACGATTTCAATGCTTGGCAAAGCGGCGAAGAACGGATAAGTCCAGTCCGGCAGTGCCTGATATACGGAAGCAAGCAGGAAAAAGACAACCATGACCGCAGAGCTGACAGCAGAACCATTCTTAGAAGAGTCGAGCTTCAATCCGATGATCATTCCAACCTCCACAAAAAGGATCCCTCCAGCCAGCATATACGGAAAGACCGACAGCAATTCTGAGGCAAACCCCTGATTGAGCAGAAATACTACCGTTTGTGACAAGACAGAAAACAGCAGAACTGTTAAACCTTTGGCCACAAGAATCTGCCCTCTGCCAAGCGGTGATATAAGCAGCGCATCAAAGGTTTTACTTTCCCGTTCTTCAATGAGACCCGGACCGGTCATCATAATCCCTACCATAACCTGGGCGAACAAAATCCACGTTGACAGCAGCATAAAGTTAATCCCGTTTTTGTCCATGACCGAGATGATGATTTTGGACATAAAAATCGGCAGCATCACGAGAATAATTATAGAAGGATTGCGGAGCAAATCCTTGCATTCATGACGGATCAGCTTCGTCACTTGACTCAACTCAGCTCACTTCCCGTCAGGGCGGCGAATACGTCTGCCAAAGAAGCTTCTTTGCTATGCAGGCTGATAAGCTTCCCGCTCGCCATAAGCTGATAAATGTGGTCTTTCGTCATCTCGTCCGCCAATGGCCAGGATGTGCTCATCACTTTATCCTCTTGCCAGTATTCGGTTTCAATCTCTGCCTTTCCATAAGCCTTTTTCAAGCTCTGCGGGTTATCCAGTGCGACCAATCGTCCAGCATGCATAATGCCTACACGGTCGCTTAACTCCTCCGCCTCATGCATATCATGGGTGGTGATGACAATCGTAGTTCCTTCAGCCTTAATCCTCATTATGTATTTCCTGATAAGCGCCGCCGAGTTGGGATCCAATCCGCTTGTCGGTTCATCCATAAACAGTACTTTGGGCCTGTGCAGCAGGCTTCTGGCGATTAACACACGCTGCTTCCAGCCTTTGGACAAGCTGCCAACCTTGGAATTCTGTCGTTCCTCCAGTTGCAGGCTGCCAATCACTTCATCCACCCGCCCCTTGGCCACACCGTACAAATCGGCAAAAAGTTCAAGGTTATCGCGGATCGAACTGCGTACATATAGATTTGGCAGCTCAAAGACAACCCCGATCTGAGCGTGAACCTTCTTTTTATGTTGTGAAATATTCATGCCATTAATCACTATTTGTCCTTCACTGGGCTGAAGCAGGCCGGTCATCATGCGAATAGTTGTTGTTTTCCCCGCCCCGTTGGGGCCTAGAAAGCCAAATACTTCCCCTTCCCCCACTGAAAAAGACAGCCGGTCTACCGCCCGCTTCTCCTGAAACGATTTCGATACCTCCGTAAGCTGAATCAATGGCCTACCCGCCTTTGCCTAAAGTTTGCTTTCCTTCAAGCTTATTCGTAGAAATTGAGAATATCCCAAGGAACTGTTTCAGAAATATGGATTCAATTTCAACGAAAGGGGTAACTTAGAATTTATAATCTCTTAAATAAGGATGGGATCAACTTATGGATCAAACGGTACAGAAGCTTATAGATTGGCTCGATGCTCACGCAACCACAACCATTGTAATCAAAAAGCAGGAGCTTGAAGATCTCGATACAGTCCACTTTCAATTGGAAACCGTAGAGTACCGCACCGCTGAGGATACGATCGATGATTATCTGGATGATGCGCTTATCTTAAGAGGTTCAGGCAATACCCTGAATGCGGATGGTGAACTTGTGCCGCTTCCACAGCATAGTTATGAAATTGCCGTCAGCGGACTACGTTTGGATAATCTTGGTGAAGATAACGCGGAACTCCAGACAGATAGAGCCAAGTATGCTCTCTCCATAAGCTAATCGGAATACTAAGAGCCCACTACACATGTCTCTATGCAAAGAAAGGCCGCGGTAATTACTCCCGCGGCCAACGATATGAAGTTATTCTTCTCCGATAATTTCCACTTCAGTCTCCAGCTCGACTCCGAATTTATCCTTCACTGCAGCCCGCACATGCTGAATAAGTCCGATATAATCACTCGCAGTGGCATTATCTGCGTTGACAATAAATCCGGCATGTTTACGCGAGACTTCCGCACCGCCAATCCGGGTCCCTTGAAGCCCGCTTTCCTGGATCAGCTGTCCGGCATAACGGCCCGGCGGCCGCTTAAAGACACTGCCGCATGACGGGTATTCCAACGGTTGCTTGGATTCACGCAGATAGGTCAATTCATCCATGGAAGCTTTAATTAAAGCAGGATTTCCCGGATTTAGCGCGAATCTGGCTTCCAGCACGATATATTCACCGCTAGCAAAAACACTTTGTCTATATCCCCATTGAAACTCATCCCCTTGCAGGGTGACCAGCTGCCCCGCCTTATTGATCGCAAGTGCACTTTGCAGCACATCCTTAACTTCGCCTCCATAAGCGCCAGCATTCATGTAGAGAGCACCGCCAACTGTTCCGGGGATACCGCAGGCAAACTCAAGACCTGCCAGTTCCTGCTCCAGGGCATACCTGGATACATCAATGATCTTAGCACCGCACTGGGCGTACAGAAGATCTCCTTGAATCCCCATACTGTTAAGGCCTGAGGTCTGCAGGACGATCCCGCGGATCCCACCGTCACGGATAATTACATTTGAACCATTTCCCAGTACTGTGAGAGGAATATCATTTTTCCGGGCATATGTAACAATATTTTGAATTTCCTCATAAGTGACAGGTTCAGCCAGTATATCTGCACGGCCGCCCATTTGGGTGAATACATAATCCTTAAGCACTTCATGGCTTTTTACCGTACCGGCTGGAGCCAGTTGCTGCAGATCCTCTTGAATTTTGCTGATATTCATCCTTCATGCTCCTTTTACGCTGTGAAAATAATAAATCTTACCTTCTATAATGTTTATGTTGATCCAGCTTTACTTTGAACTATGGCAACCACAACTTTAACAACGAACAGGCTCCCTTGTCAATGACGGGAGCCTGCTGCGGTATGTCTGCTATTTTTAGTATGAAACAATTTTTACAGTTATATCCTAAACCTGCGACGATGCAGCTTGAATGCGGTATTCGGCTCTACGTGTGGCCCGTTCCTCTTCTTTCAGACGGGGGCAGGTATAGCAGACACTTCCGCCTTCAGTCCGATAATACAGACAGCAGCGGTTACGCATGTGTACCCTCTGCTCTGGATCAGCAAGCGATTCGATCTTACGTACCTCTACATCAAATGGATTTCTGGGAAGCTGGAACACTTCCGCAGCCAGGCCTTTCCTCAGATAACTGTAGTCGTCCTGCACGTGAATAAGAAATTCCTTATTGCTGTCGCCTGCTGCAAGCATTTCAATGTAGTAGTTGAACTTAGACGGGAGCTGTCCCCAGATCTCCCCCAGTCTCAATCCGCTGGCGGCAGACATTGTACGCAGCAGCGGGCTTGCTGTGTTCCTGTAGAACTCAGTGAACACTTTATTACGCCAAGTAACCCGACCCTGTTCGTCAGCAGGCGCTGGCTCCATCACCCAGGAATTCAAAGAGAAGGCAACGCGGCAATACCCGCTCGCCGGAATGAGATGAATGCGCAAATTAGATAAGTTGATCACCGGCACATTGGAATATAACGAGACCGAATATTGTACTGCTAGCGCCAAGCTGGAGAACCAGCCGCCGAAGTATGCAGCCACAGCCTTATCGTCCAGTGCCTTCAT carries:
- a CDS encoding LysR family transcriptional regulator, yielding MNIVKLQIVVLIEKYKKVTDVAAEMGLKQPTVSFHMKSLENELGASLFQYRSGRVLLTDAGRALFQYAVRIVSLAAEAERSVKQFSSLTSGSLTLEAGYMPGTYFVPNIMSQFINLHPGIDVSLTIQSDHLVRERLRGREIQLGILQDSDGGDDSFHTQVVARDEVVLIFAPGHSFAQIKVLSPELVAQEPWIQHDPASSLRGTADQWAQLNNVRVWNNTVVNSPEAFKRMISEGGNVGLFSKAGVADEAALGRLSYAPLPGISPGLATYVLAWRKDYTLTPLQQAFVEMAAAESVLV
- a CDS encoding class I SAM-dependent methyltransferase produces the protein MNDQDLEQEPQDNPGAAPSSEELWNEDTYAAWTSRFGTPSEAAAKLSKDPASRLFPLNAYFGEVRGKKMMNLMGSNGMKAVALGLLGAEMTVADFSEANARYAAELAQEAGVGLSYIVSDVLKLPDEVLDSTYDIVFAEMGIVHYFTDLTPFMDTVCRLLAQGGTFVLRDFHPVTTKLISSKGSTAKVRKHKVSGDYFDTALEEKKVSYSKYLPASGSQTGEKHSVVYWRRWTLGEIVTAAAASGLVIRELVEEPNLSSEVYDKGIPKTFTLVAEKR
- a CDS encoding DMT family transporter; the encoded protein is MTSKKPPVPIPLLMLIGIVAISFSSIFIKWSSAPVSVQGMYRLLFTSLLMLPFARPYSGAAFALRRKDWLLLLVSGAMLALHFLLWMGSLKFTSVASSTMIMALEPVFIMLGAYLLYKEKSSMSAIAGLAIAIFGVVFIGWGDIGLSSDNLKGDLLSIGGTAAVAAHLLIGQKLVARMPSYLYSLIVFIAAAIVFAVYNLLAGIPFFDYPPREWGIFVLLAIVPTVFGHILFNWLLQYASATTVSMNILGEPVGASILAFLLLGEQLTILQWAGGVLVMGGLAVYLYAGRRKAAKRSEALPSIS
- a CDS encoding VanW family protein: MNAGKSAMKPVRRSSLRLFAGKRYFTWKRYWTWFIQHGNKATKHRSEALPYKAAGHSTPLLRRLRNVDMQLQYNKIANLRLAVARLDGLVISPGETFSYWQTIGKPTRRKGYLDGMVLYYGGFRSGTGGGLCQLSNLIYWMTLHTPLSVTERHRHSYDVFPDEQRTQPFGSGATCAYNYLDLQLQNNTDRTYQLKLHLDDTHLYGEWRCDDKQLYRYEVYEADHVIRLEPWGGYVRSNSIRRRVFTRSGELAGDEAVAENHALMMYSPLLHPPTELAEG
- a CDS encoding cysteine hydrolase family protein: MTTALLIIDVQEAMFSYDVKLHDEGGVMDRIISLLNKARSAGAPVVYIQHTEDEEYTKGLPTWQISSRIMPKEEDSIVEKPTWDAFHRTRLHEELQRLGVTDLVICGMQSEFCVDTTTRRAYSMGYSSVLVQDAHSTFGNADFSGEEIVRHHNSVLGGRFAVLRPEREVEFQ
- the queE gene encoding 7-carboxy-7-deazaguanine synthase QueE produces the protein MSKIPVIEMFGPTIQGEGAVIGVKTMFVRTYGCDYRCSWCDSAFTWDGSAKDKVRMLTPEEIMAELLSLAGNNFDCVTISGGNPALIGEAMGTFIMGLHERGIQAAIETQGSRWQEWFNDVDVLTISPKPPSSGMTTDWETLDGIMGKLHDKGKAAHSLKVVVFNEGDYEYAKAVHKRYPEVPLFLQPGNEDVTEEGDISVRLLGRLEWLFNQVIFDPEMNRARVLPQLHALIWHNKRGK
- a CDS encoding 6-pyruvoyl trahydropterin synthase family protein, with the translated sequence MLGEVSVCKIFTFDAAHQLIGHKGKCSNLHGHTYKLEVVLKGKPSLEEGHSDEGFVIDFSDIKSTVQQSLVDRLDHAFLAMGNEPVLDTLTNTGSKVALLSFRTTVENMACYIAYKLKQVALPLYSVKLWETPTSWAEVLAEDIPEDGPSYRMHGGCDCE
- the queC gene encoding 7-cyano-7-deazaguanine synthase QueC, whose amino-acid sequence is MNKKALVVFSGGQDSTTCLVWAIQHFEEVQVVTFNYNQRHAAEIEVAKEIAAKFNVKQHILDLGLLNQLAPNALTRDDIEIVSGEGDELPSTFVDGRNLLFLSFAAILAKQLGYANIVTGVCQTDFSGYPDCRDVFVKSLNVTLNLSMDYEFVIHTPLMWLDKKETWKMADELGQFDYIRQHTLTCYNGIIGSGCGTCPACLLRKRGLEQYVAERKKVGL
- the queF gene encoding preQ(1) synthase yields the protein MSEGRLKEEMQEVTLLGNQGTQYKFGYDPEILEVFDNKHPGRDYFVKFNCPEFTSLCPVTGQPDFGVMYISYVPEQKMVESKSLKLYLFSFRNHGDFHEDCVNIIMNDLISLMEPRYIEVWGKFTPRGGISIDPYCNWGRPGTKYEAMAEHRLINHDLYPEKVDNR
- a CDS encoding ABC transporter permease translates to MTKLIRHECKDLLRNPSIIILVMLPIFMSKIIISVMDKNGINFMLLSTWILFAQVMVGIMMTGPGLIEERESKTFDALLISPLGRGQILVAKGLTVLLFSVLSQTVVFLLNQGFASELLSVFPYMLAGGILFVEVGMIIGLKLDSSKNGSAVSSAVMVVFFLLASVYQALPDWTYPFFAALPSIEIVENLNRILNGDGPLLFESLLLPLWMTVLALWIWRTGKE
- a CDS encoding ABC transporter ATP-binding protein produces the protein MIQLTEVSKSFQEKRAVDRLSFSVGEGEVFGFLGPNGAGKTTTIRMMTGLLQPSEGQIVINGMNISQHKKKVHAQIGVVFELPNLYVRSSIRDNLELFADLYGVAKGRVDEVIGSLQLEERQNSKVGSLSKGWKQRVLIARSLLHRPKVLFMDEPTSGLDPNSAALIRKYIMRIKAEGTTIVITTHDMHEAEELSDRVGIMHAGRLVALDNPQSLKKAYGKAEIETEYWQEDKVMSTSWPLADEMTKDHIYQLMASGKLISLHSKEASLADVFAALTGSELS
- the murB gene encoding UDP-N-acetylmuramate dehydrogenase, translating into MNISKIQEDLQQLAPAGTVKSHEVLKDYVFTQMGGRADILAEPVTYEEIQNIVTYARKNDIPLTVLGNGSNVIIRDGGIRGIVLQTSGLNSMGIQGDLLYAQCGAKIIDVSRYALEQELAGLEFACGIPGTVGGALYMNAGAYGGEVKDVLQSALAINKAGQLVTLQGDEFQWGYRQSVFASGEYIVLEARFALNPGNPALIKASMDELTYLRESKQPLEYPSCGSVFKRPPGRYAGQLIQESGLQGTRIGGAEVSRKHAGFIVNADNATASDYIGLIQHVRAAVKDKFGVELETEVEIIGEE
- a CDS encoding (2Fe-2S)-binding protein; translation: MNEAQIKDIGSKFDLYPSPPEEARYSFTAQDLINVEGIRAFVDCYGPLMKALDDKAVAAYFGGWFSSLALAVQYSVSLYSNVPVINLSNLRIHLIPASGYCRVAFSLNSWVMEPAPADEQGRVTWRNKVFTEFYRNTASPLLRTMSAASGLRLGEIWGQLPSKFNYYIEMLAAGDSNKEFLIHVQDDYSYLRKGLAAEVFQLPRNPFDVEVRKIESLADPEQRVHMRNRCCLYYRTEGGSVCYTCPRLKEEERATRRAEYRIQAASSQV